Part of the Vibrio penaeicida genome is shown below.
TGGTAACTCGGATGTGTTACACACAATGTTGCAATCTGGGTCCAATTCAACAATTTCACCCAGTATTCTTAGCGGGTCATTACCACTAAAGAATAAATCGGAATGCGGAGTAAAAGAGACATGCCAAGGGGCACATTCAGATGCATTTTCAGTATGATCAGATGACACTTCCCCATCCTGCTTGTCAGAAGAAGAGGCTTGAGAAGCATCACTAGGTTGATTTTCCGCTGGCGATTCCAGTAATGTCGATAGCGCTTGATTCACTTCTTCTTTCAACGCCGACTCTACAGGTGTATCGGTTTCATACCCTTCCAGCATTTCAGTAATGCAATCGCCACTTTTCAGCAGAATGTCAACACTGTGCCGAGTAAGGCTCATTTGTCCGTTTCGGACTTCATCTAGGTAAGCTTCGACGTTGTGGGTGAATTCACTAATGTCGAGCAAGTTAAAAGTCGCTGCGCCCCCCTTAATAGAATGAGCGGCACGAAATATAGTATTGATGGTCTCTAGGTCAACACTCTCTGGATCGAGATCCAACAATACGGTTTCAAGCACTTCTAAGTTTTCACGACATTCCTCGTAAAACATTTTACGAAGTTGGTTCATGTCTAAAGCCATGGGTCACCTACCTAAATCTTGCATCACGTTCTCGATACAATGCTGTTTCTATATAACGCGCTTTAAGGTTTTTAGGAGAGTTTCTGGATTGAATGGCTTGACCAACCACCCCGTTGCTCCTGCCGACTTACCTTGTTGCTTTTTCTCCATGCTGGTTTCTGTCGTCAGCATCAAGATAGGAATGAATTTGTACTGGGGGTTTCCACGAATGGCTTTTACCAGCTCAAACCCTCCCATAACTGGCATATTTACGTCGGATATCACCACATCAAACTTGGTCATTTTTGCTTTTTTAAGTGCATCACTACCATCGTTCGCGGTTTCTACATCGTAACCCGCGTCCTTTAAAGTGTGACTAACCATTTGACGGATCGATACAGAGTCATCGACAGCAAGAATCTTAGTCATAAAAATCCCTCTCAATTCCTTAATTTTCAAACACACTTTGTAAGTCGAGTAACTTGATACTTTCTTGTAAGTCATCAGGAACATTGACAAGTTGTATGTCGGTATTTGCCTGCTTGGCACTAAAGAAAAGAGATGCCAATGCTTGCAATCCTGCTGCATCAACTCTAACAACGGAGGAAGCGTCTACAATTAGCTCTTCGTTGCTATCGAGCCATTGCTGATACTCATTTTTGATGTTTAGGACGTTACCAATCTCTAAGGATTCTTCTAGTTGACGTTCCATGTATCCATCCCTTCGACCTAGCCATTATCGGAGTTGACGTTTATTTTGAGTGTAGGAGGGATTCTTTGTTTATCAACAATAAAAGTACGTAATCGGCTCAATCGGTACTCATGTACGAACAGGATTGCACATTGAGTTTGTAGGCGCTTATTTGCATTTTAGTTTCAAAATATTACTGATAAACAAATATATACAACAAGTCTCACCTACAAAAGAGCCATGCTCGATAAGTGTTTTTAAGGCTCAATTTCAATGTTGAAAATAATTTATTTTTTGTGCTAGAAGAAGTGAGATTTTGACAGAAGAATTGGACGAAATATTGAAATTTACAGTGTAAATTTCAGAATGTTAGCGTTTTGCGTTGCTGTTGAAGCTTGGT
Proteins encoded:
- a CDS encoding response regulator is translated as MTKILAVDDSVSIRQMVSHTLKDAGYDVETANDGSDALKKAKMTKFDVVISDVNMPVMGGFELVKAIRGNPQYKFIPILMLTTETSMEKKQQGKSAGATGWLVKPFNPETLLKTLKRVI
- a CDS encoding STAS domain-containing protein, translated to MERQLEESLEIGNVLNIKNEYQQWLDSNEELIVDASSVVRVDAAGLQALASLFFSAKQANTDIQLVNVPDDLQESIKLLDLQSVFEN